The sequence below is a genomic window from Candidatus Acidiferrales bacterium.
TCCTGTTGTTCATAACAAGTGGGCCCATCGTTTGCCTGGTCCTCGCAATTGCATTGATCGGCGGCTGCCAGCGCAACCCTGTAGGCGTCGGAGTTCGGGAAATTTGCAATCATGTACGCGTCATGCGGAGTGATTCGCGGGCACGTGCCGCTGTCGAAAACCCGCGCGCGGGATCGCAAGTTGGCGAGCGCGTCGAGCACCTGGGAAGCATCCGCAGTGAAATCCACCGTCACCGAGGACGCCGCCGTAAATAGCGCAATCTGATCGCCCGCGCTGAGTCCCGTGCGTATGAAATTCTCCGCCGCGAGTTGCACATGCCTCATATCGCCTGATTTCGTGTGCAGGTCGTCGAAATAGAGCGCCACGTACCTCGGCCGCGGATGGGGCGTGCCATTCGCTGTGGGCTGTGTCGCTGGCCTCTGTCCACCGGCGGCCGGCAAGGGCGTGGCCGCATTTGCTTGGAGAACTGCCAGCGGCGTATGCGTTTGCACCTCGAACGTCGCGACTGTCTGCTTCTTGCCGTCGTCGAAAATCGTGAAATTTTCCGGCTTCAATCCCGAAACGATGCGTCCCTTGTTGTCCCGCACCACCGCGTCAATTCTCACCAGTCGAGCCTCGGCGTGAAGAATCTGCGATTGCGGTAGATACGGCCGGCTGCTGACGCGCACCTCATCCGGACCAATGCTCTGAGCCACAATTGGGAGAGTCAGCAGCAACAACCCCGCCCACGCCGCGCCTACGCCGAGGCAGGGTCTCCCTCTGCGCAATAAATCACGAACATTGTGCTGCCTGAAACACACATGTAGCCTTCCTTGCCTTGTCCTGTAAATGACCGCCGGATTTTCGATCCGTTGAGTGCAATGCCCTCCAACGCATCAATCCTGGTGCCTACTCTGGGTACCAACTCTGGAGGGGCAACCAATTCCTGCTTTAGTTTCCGATTCTGAAGAATTAATGCAATATTGAGGCAGATCAAAGCAAGAACGCTCACCCACAGGAAAAGCGCAACTGATTTTCTGAGCGCGAATGCTGACGCGCTTGTCATCTCAGCTGTCGCCGTGCTGCCGCCCTAGCCTCCCCGCAACCTACCCCTCCATTATTCTGATGTCAAGTACTATGGCAATATATAAGAAATCTAACCCCGCAAATATAGACTTCGGTCGCCGGTTCTATGCCATCGTCTCCACGCGACGACACCACCGCACAGCCACATAATTCCCTCTCCTGCGGCGCCCCTCTTGCGCTCTTTTCGCGCCCATCGCACAACGCGCCCGACGCCTTGCGCATCAGAGCACACGACGTGTATCGTGCCCGGACGAAAACCCACGTCACAAATCCACATTCGAAAGGAACCGCGCATGCGACGCCTCATCATCTTCCTGTTGTTTATATTGGCCATTCCCGCCGTGGCGCAGCCGCAAAAGCCTCCGACGCTGCGCAGCATCTTGCTCGCGCAATTGCACAGCACGCACGACAAAAGCGAATGGTTCGTGTGCGCGGACGTCGCCGTCGCCAATATGACGCCCGAACAGGCCAGCTGGACCGATGGCAAAGGCAATCACTCCGTCGGGCAGCTTACGAATCATCTCGTCTTCTGGAACGAGCGCACGCTCGCGAGCCTGACCGGCGAGAAACTCGCAGCCTATAACGGCAACAACGACGAAACCTTCAACAGCTTCGACGCCAAGTCCTGGACCGCGACCGTCGCGCGCCTCGACGCCGTTCTCACGAAGCTCGAGAATCTTGTCGCCACCGCCGACGAGGCCAAGCTCGAAGCCATCGCTCCCACCATCGCGCACATCAATGCGCACAACGCCTATCACATCGGCCAAATCGTCTTCGTGCGCAAAGAGCAAGGCTCCTGGGACG
It includes:
- a CDS encoding DinB family protein, encoding MRRLIIFLLFILAIPAVAQPQKPPTLRSILLAQLHSTHDKSEWFVCADVAVANMTPEQASWTDGKGNHSVGQLTNHLVFWNERTLASLTGEKLAAYNGNNDETFNSFDAKSWTATVARLDAVLTKLENLVATADEAKLEAIAPTIAHINAHNAYHIGQIVFVRKEQGSWDASKGVK